Part of the Pseudobdellovibrionaceae bacterium genome is shown below.
CAACGCATCTCGAGTGTAAAAAACACCCAGCAAATCACTCGGGCTATGAAGATGGTATCGGCTGCTAAATTGAGACGGGCGCAGGAAAATATCCAACACATGCGGCCCTATGCTCAAAGCATATTGTCAGTTATTGCTGACGTGGCAGCCACCCATCGAATCAGCCATCCATTGCTCAGTCAAAGTAGCGAAAGTAAAAGAATACTTTTGGTGGTCATTAATAGCGATAGAGGCTTGTGTGGTGCCTTTAACAACTCAGTGAACCGCTATGTAGAAAACTGGCACAATAAGAATAAGGGTAAATACGACCAACTCGATTACATCTTTATCGGCAAAAGAGTGGCCGATTATTTTAAGAGGGAAGACCTCAACGCTGTGGATGTGATGCTGAATCTTGCAAAAGACATTTCGTATGTGAAAGCGGCACAGGTGGCTGAAAAATTGATGAAAGCCTACACCGGTGGTCAATACGATGAAATTCGATTTATTTACAACGAGTTTAAGTCGGCCATATCGCAGAATTTAGTCACAGAAACGCTTCTGCCTGTAGATGTGAGTCAGTCGACTTTTGCTGAAGCTGAGCATCAGTTTGCCACGGATTTGATTTTTGAACCGCAACCTGAAGCTATCATTGACGAACTGTTGCACAAGCATTTTGCTGTCCAGGTTTATCGGTGCATGAGTGAAAGTGTCGCCGCAGAACATGCCGCTCGAATGACGGCCATGGAGAACGCAACGAATAATGCTAAAGATATGATTTCAAAATTAACTCTGACTTATAACAAATTACGCCAGGCCGCGATCACTACAGAACTAATAGAGATCACGAGTGGTGCAGAGGCACTATAAAAAACGCAGGAGCAATAATGGCACAAGGTATAGTAAAACAAGTAATGGGTCCCGTAGTCGACGTGGAATTTACAGGTGGAGATGTTCCGCGAATTTTTAATGCGTTAAAGGTAACAAATCCATCTATTTCTAAGGAAGAAGGCAACTTGGTCTTAGAGGTGGCGCAACACTTAGGTGATCGAGTTGTACGCACGATCGCAATGGACTCCACAGATGGTTTAGTCAGAGGCTTGAAAGTGGAAGACACAGGAAACATGATCACAACTCCTGTGGGAAATGAAGTGCTTGGTCGGATTATGAACGTCACTGGACAGCCAGTGGATCAAGCGGGTGATATTACAGCTAAAGAATATTGGCCCATTCATAGATTGGCCCCCAAATTCGAAGATCAATCCACCGCTGCTGAAATGTTGATGACTGGAATTAAAGTGGTAGACCTTCTCGCCCCTTACGCTAAGGGTGGTAAAATTGGTTTATTCGGTGGTGCGGGTGTTGGTAAGACGGTTTTAATTCAAGAATTAATTCGGAACATTGCTACAGAACACGGTGGTTATTCCGTTTTTGCGGGTGTTGGAGAAAGAACCCGTGAAGGAAATGACCTGTTTCGCGAAATGACCGAATCGGGAGTTATTGAGAAAACAGCACTTGTGTTCGGACAAATGAACGAGCCACCTGGAGCCCGGGCGCGAGTGGCATTGACGGCCTTGACTCAAGCAGAATACTTCCGCGACCGAGAAGGACAAGACGTTCTTTTGTTCGTTGATAATATTTTCCGATTTACGCAAGCCGGTGCCGAGGTATCGGCTCTCTTGGGTCGGATTCCATCTGCCGTGGGATATCAGCCTACGCTTTCGACAGAAATGGGTACTTTGCAGGAGAGAATTACTTCCACAAACAAAGGGTCTATTACGTCAGTTCAGGCTGTTTACGTTCCTGCGGATGACTATACAGATCCAGCGCCGGCTACCACATTCACTCACTTGGATGCGACGACAAACCTCGACCGGGACATCGCTGCCTTAGGTATTTATCCAGCGGTGCATCCATTGACTTCAACATCACGTCTTCTTGATCCCCAGATTGTGGGTGAGGAGCATTACCAAACGGCTCGAGAACTTCAGTCTCTTCTTCAAAGATATCGAGAACTTCAAGATATTATTGCGATCTTGGGTATGGACGAGTTGAGTGAAGACGACAAACTAGTAGTTGCACGAGCCAGAAAAGCTCAGAAGTTCTTGTCGCAGCCGTTCTTTGTGGCGGAGCAATTTACCGGACTACCAGGTCGATATGTGGACATCAAAGATACGGTAAGAGGCTTCAGAGAAATTATTGATGGTAAACATGATAGCGTTCCTGAACAAGCCTTCTACTTGGTAGGTACGATTGAAGAAGCGTTAGAAAAGGCGAATAACCTATAAAGGTCGATTATTTATGTTTACATTGACGTTGGTCACGCCAGAAAAAAAATTGATCACGAATTTGGAAGTGGATGAGGTACTTGTTCCAGGCTTTCGAGGCGAACTCAATATTTTGCCTGGGCATGCCCCATTGATGACAACGCTCCATGCGGGAATTTTGCGATACCGAAAAAAGGGTGCTACGGACTTTGGGAAAGCTTCAATAAGTTGGGGCTATTGCGAAGTGAACCCGACGGGAATTAAAGTGTTGGCCGATACGGCTGAGCTGCCATCTGAAATTGATAAGCATCGAGCAGAAAAAGCGTTCAAAGAGGCGCAAGATCGATTGATGATGGCCAATATACCTGTGGAAGAGATGACGCGTCTCCAGCGAAAAATACAACGGGCGCAAGCTCGTTTGGAATTAATGGATTAGTCGGCAGCTAATGGTTTTTTATAGCTGATCTTTCGGACTTTTTTTTTCTGTTCCGCCGGCAATCGGTCGTTTTCGATCAGATAATTGGCAATCCATTGGCCCGTGCTATAATTTCGAGTATTTATATTTATCACGGCACGATAGTGCCGGGTGTTTTCCACCACCGCTGGATGGTATGAGTTGATCACGAAAATGCGGTTTTTAATTTCAGGATCAAGATTTTTTAGGATCCGAGCTGTTCCCACTCCCGTCACGTAAAAAATGCCAAGACTTTGTGGTTTTTTGTTTAAAAGAGATTCTAATCGGTTTTTTTGCCCTCTTTTTAAGGCTACGAATTCTACTGGGTTTGGAATTGATTTTTTAATAGACGTGTAAAATTGGTAATCCGCAGACATCACAACAAGTGGCACCAACGAATCGATACTATTTTCGTAGAAGGAATAACCTCGTAGAGACTTCTCCATATTTGCCACAGAGATTTCGTTGGTAACTAACTTTAAATCAGAGAGGTAGCGATTCATTTCGATTTTCAGCTGCTTAGGATTGATGCGGTCGGGAAGCTTTTTGTCGGACAGGCCCATTTTTAAGGCCACTATTCGCCGAACACTCTGATCAATTCGGGCCATGGGTAGGCGCCCAGCCTTTACGGCATCTACCACAGCAGACACAGCCGCCTTTTGATGCCGTGGCTGCCATGCCACCATAATCATGTCGCATCCGGCTTCAATGGCAGCAATAGCGCGCTCGCCAACACTCTGAATTTTTTCTGCCCCGGTCATTTCAATATCGTCAGTGATGATCAGGCCTTCATAGCCCATCTTTCCCCTTAGCGTTTGTTCTACTAGCACTTTGGAATAGGTGGCTGGCAGACCAGAAGGGTCAATGTTAGGAAAAGCCACGTGAGCAACCATTATTGCTGAAGGCAATTTTGTATTGGCTAAGTGAGCAAAGGGTACGAGGTCCGATTTTTCTAGCTCTTCCAGTCCAATGAGTTTTTTAGGCATAGTATGGTGACTGTCCTGAACGATGCCCCCGTGACCAGGAAAATGTTTAAGGGTGGGTATAATACCTGAGGCCTGCAGCCCGCGAGCAAAATTTTCGCCCATGACCTTCACCGCCTGTGGGTCGGGACCAAATGCACGGTTGCCAATGAAATTGTTGATAAAAGGATCTGATAGATCAACAACAGGGGCTAGATTCATATTAAAGCCCAAAGTGTCGAGGATTTTGCCGGTGAGCAGGCCCACTTTCTGCGTTAGTTCAGGGTTGTCAGCTTCACCCATAGCCAGCGCGCTGGGCGGAGCTGGACGTGATTTAATGCGAGTGACTGTGCCACCTTCTTGATCGACCATAATAAAAGCGGGAAGGCCAGTGGTGTCTATGGAGAGCTTCTGCAAGTCAAAATTTAGAGATGCGATTTGTTCAGGAGTCTTAATGTTCCGCTTAAAAGCTATAATTCCGCCTGGTTTATAGGATCTGAATTTGTTGCTGAACGTTCGGGACATTGTGGACCCGGCATAACCAAAAATAAAGAGTTGTCCCACTTTTTGTTCTAAGGACATTTTATTTATGGTGGAGTCAATGGACTGGACATTTGTCGAAGGGACAATCGGGGATCGTGAATAGGAAAACTCCGGGACGAAAAGCCCTAAACCGAGCAAGACTAAGGAAAGTTTTTTTAGCTCTAACCGCATTTTTATAAATTTACCACACAGGTTTTTAAAAATATTCAGTATAATTAAACTATGCACCTTTGTCCGGACACAAAACTGTTGATCAAAAGTCTCATAGTACTCGGAATTTTTTCTGTATCACTTGAGGTTTATTCGAAGGAATTTTCAGATAAAGAATTAATCGAACGTGGCCTCGTGGAATTAGAGCAAAAGCCGGTATCCATCAATTCAGAGACCAGAAAAATTGAGCTTTTTAAATACAGAGAAAGAAGAAAAAAGACAGGCGTAAGTTACGCTTTTGGTCTTAGCCAGTTTCAGCCCATCAACTACGAACCTGACTTTCTAACTCTAAGTTTTCAAGATCTCTATGGTGTGGGCACATCGAACATGGCCGAGTTTCAGATGTTCTTTAGAAGAAATTATAGTTTTGCCACAGCGGGTATAGAGTTGGGTTTTGGATTTTACCAACGAAAGTCGCAAGACCCTGATCCAGGTTATACCATAACCCTACAGCCAATGAGAGTTGGCGGCAGATTGGCCTTCGATACAGTGTGGCCCGAGCCCTACTTTGTGCCATATGTTGCGGCAGGGGGATATTTCGTGTTTTTCGGAGAAGAAGACGCCACGCGCGCGTTCAAAGGGGTTACACAAATGGCTCCTTATGCCACTTTGGGAATGGCGTTTCAGTTGGACTGGATGGACCCTATAGGTGGATTTAATTCTCATATAGAACACGGCATACAAAATACATTTTTGTATGTGGAGGGTCGGACTTTCATAGCTTCATCTGTGGCTCGCGATCCAGACTTCAGCACAGATATTCATCTAAATATGGGTCTAGATTTAGAGTACTAAGATCAACACAGTTTTGTGAGGTACTGCAGTTCTTCTAATACTCTTGGCCAAGTGATTTCGTTCATTCGAATTTTAAAACGACTATCGGGAGCTATTGAGTATTTTTTATTCTCGCGACTAGCAAGACGCACAACTTCATCTGTAGGCAATGGGGTAGCTTCTGTGAAGCTCAGTGCTATAGAATTTCTTCCAGCACTTAAATCTTTTATTCCTAAATCTCGGCACATTTTTCGAATCAACATGACACCAAACAGATTAATCACTGACTCCGGCGGTTTGCCAAATTGATCTCGCAACTCGTCTTCAATTCCATCCACGTCGTGGTCATCGTTAATTTCCGCCAATGCTTTGTAATAGGAGAGTCGAATTCTAATATCTGGAATGTAGCCATCTGGAATAAGGGCCGCAATTGGCAAATTAATCTCGGGTTCAACGGTATCCACAGTTGGCGCAAGGCCTTTTTTCTCTTGCACGGCCTCTTCGAGAAGCTCCAAATACAACTCATATCCTACGGCATTAATGTGCCCACTTTGCTGTCCGCCCAGTATGTCCCCTGCGCCTCTTAGTTCCAGATCGTATTGGGCAACTCTGATTCCGCTTCCCAACGCTGTATTTTCTTGAATTATTTTAAGGCGTTCTTGTGCCACAGGGTCCAAGCGTTTTTGAGGAGGGACTAAAAGATAACAATAGGCTCGATCTTTGCTGCGGCCAACACGTCCGCGAAGCTGGTACAATTGGCTTAACCCAAATTGTTGAGCGTCGTTGATAAACATAGTGTTGGCTCGGGGAATATCCATCCCCGATTCAATAATGGTTGTGCATACGAGTATATCGAGGTCATGATTGAAAAATTTTATCATTGTTTTTTCAAGTTGCCCCTCATTCATTTGGCCATGGGCAATAGCCATACGCACAGATGGGAGTATCTCACGCAATTCCGAAGCGATGGCATCAATGCTTTGCACTTTATTGTGCAAGAAAAATACTTGCCCACCTCGATCAAGCTCACTTTCTACGGCACGCTTAATTGTTTCTTTGTCGAATTTTGTAACAAATGTTCGAGTGGGTAACCGATCAACAGGAGGAGTGTTGATAATACTCAAGTCGCGAATACCGACAAGACTGAGATTGAGCGTGCGAGGTATGGGTGTTGCTGACAGTGCCAAAGTATCCACTTCCGTCTTGATCTGACGGATTCGTTCTTTGTGTTTAACACCAAACTTTTGTTCTTCATCTATAATGAGTAAGCCAAGGTCTTTAAACCCGATGTCTTTACTCAACAATCTATGAGTTCCAATAACAATATCAACTTTGCCAAGTTTCATATTGTCGATGGTCTTTTTTATGTCCACTCGATCGACAAACCGATTAAGAGCTTCAATGGTAACCGGCCAACCCCGGAAGCGGCGCTTAAAAGTTTCAAGGTGCTGAAAGGTTAAAATAGTGGTCGGCGCAATAACGGCCACTTGTCGTCCATCTTGTACCGCTTTGAAAGCCGCTCGCATCGCAATTTCAGTTTTGCCAAAACCCACGTCCCCGCAAACAAGTCTGTCCATGGGGGTGTCTTGAGTCATATCACCGAGGATGTCATCGATGACCTTAAGTTGGTCTTCGGTTTCTTCATAGGGAAACTGATTTTCAAACATCAAATAATCTTCATCGGGTACCGAAAATGAAGGGCGCTTTACTTGTGCACGCTTGGCGTAAAAATCCAATAGCTCTGCTGCCATATCACGAAGCTTGGCCTTCACCTTGGTTTTGGCTTTGGCCCAGCCAGTACCACCCAGTTTATCTACGAGCCGAGCAGATCCTGGGCCGGAGTACTTTTGAATTTGTCCCACACGGTAAACAGGCAAGTAGAGCTTATCGTTGTCTTTGTAGCTAAGGTGAATAAACTCAGCGTCGACGCCATTAATGGGCATTACGGTGAGGCCTTCGTAAATTCCGACCCCGTGCAGTTTATGTACGATCAGGTCTCCCACCTTTAAATCGCCAAAACTGAGAGCGTGTGTTCGTTGTGTGAGCGTGCCTTGTGATTTATATTGGCGACGATGACTTTTGTGTCCAAAAAAATCATCGTCTCGCAAAAATATAAGGTGGTCTTCAATAAACCGCTGACTGGCGGCGACTCCGCGAGGGATGATGTGAATCAGTTTTTCCTGTTGAAGTTGTTGTTGCTGCCATTCTTGCCAGAGATGCTCGTCGTCTTTCAAGATCTCCGGTTCAAAGCCGGCAGTTTCCAAGAGATGCTTAAGTCTCTGGCATTGATTAAGAGTATGAGATGTGACAAATACAGTTTGGGATTCTTGTTTCCAGCCCCGGATTTTTTCGCCAACAAACTCAGCAAGAGCACTTGAATTATGAGAGAAGCCCAAGCAGGCCTTTCGAAATTCGTCCATGCCCGCAGTTCGAAAATCAATCAGAGAAAGATCGGCATCCTGGGTGGGGCCATCCTGAATGTGAATTTTCATTAGGGAAATTTTCCGAGAATCGATAGGCATATCGATGGAATCAAAGGGAGCGAAGATTTTTTGATAGTCTACACAAATCGGAATAGAGTGAGGCTTATTGAACTCAGACTTGAGAGAGCCTAAAAGACTATCACTTTGGTGCTGCACTTCAATAGAGTCTAATAACCAAACATTAACGGGTTCTGAAAAATGATCTGTAGGGCTTTGTAGATTCGAATAAAAATAAGGAAGCAAAAAATCTACACCGTGAAAATATTGCTGTTGCAAGATTGACCGCTGTAGGTCTTTTATTTCATGTGGGTCAACATCGCGCCCCACGACACTGGCAGCAAACCCTTGGGCGACAGCTTGGACGTTTTCATCGGAAAAGATAGCTTCGCGAGGAGGAATGATAGTCAACGTCGGAGTCTCTTCAAGGCTTCTTTGTGTATCAGGATCAAAATATCTAAGAGAATCTACGTCATCGGCAAACAGTTCTATTCGAACGGGGTAGCGATGAGCGGGTGAAAAAACATCAATGATACCACCGCGAATACTAAACGTGCCAAGATCTTCGACCAACGGCACAGATCGATAGCCCAATTTCGACAAATGCAGAGAAAAATCATTAGGCAGGGTTTGGTTCTTCTTTAAAAAAATCCGATGATTGGCCAAGATTTTAAAGGGCAACGTTTTTTGCATGATTGACGATGCGGACGCCAAAAAGATTTGGCCTGGCCGGGCCGTTTGGGCGGCGTTGAGCCAACCCATTCGTTCGCCAATAATTTGAGCACTGGGATACAGACCCGAATACAGGTCCATATCAAATCCCGGCAAAATGTGAACTTGCAGGGTAGGGTCAAAAAACTCCAGAGCTTCCTGCAGTTTCAATAAGTCTTCGTCCAAGGAAACAACGGCAAGATTGGGGCGGGAGCGGACAACCTCGGATTGTTGGTCAGAAAGCAGGGCGGCCAAGGCGAACCAAGACTGTGTGCCCACCAATAGTGCATGTGCAACATCCCGCTTCGCAAATTCGCGGTCTAACTTTGAATGTGCCGTCAGCCTCAAGCCATTGACGTCGACCATGATCAAAAATCTCCGTGATTTCGGTAAAAGAAGGCCACAACAGAAGTCCCGGCCAAGGGGGGCGTGCATCCCCCAGCAGCACGGCCCGAGTGGCCGCATGTCGTCTTCGGATTGCGTCACTGCGTGCCGCAACCCGGATACGCCAAGCACATCGGGATGTGCTGCTGGGGGATGCACGCCCCCCTTGGCCGGGACTTCTGTTGTGGACCCCGTTGGGGACTAGACTTATGTTTTTAACTCGATGCATGCAAATTAATAACGCGGACCGCGCCGCATAATTTCAGGTGGGTGGCGGAAACATATCTCGTTGATTCCATTCTATTTTCTTGGTTTCTCTGAATCCCATTTGTATAAGAAGACTTACGTGTATTTTTGCCCATAAGTGCAGATCGGGGTGGTTTGCGCTTTTCATGTTTGTTTAGCAACGAGTTGGGAGCGTCTTCGATGATTTCATTGGTCCCCATAATAGTATTAACGGTCATAGTTACGGCATTTGGAATTTTGCTCGTCACTGTAGCAGCTAAGCTCGGCCCGAAATTGAAGCAATCAAAAGTTCAACTTTCATCCTATGAGTGTGGCATTGAAGAGCAACTTAGTGGCCATTCGAAAATGCCAGTGAAATTTTATCTAACAGCCATTTTATTTATTCTTTTCGATATCGAGATTATTTTTATGTATCCGTGGGCCGTAACCTATGGCGATTTTATTGCTGAGGGGCACGGCGTTTATGTTTTTGGGGCGATGGCGGTGTTTTTATTGATATTTATTTTTGGTCTCTTTTGGGAGATCAAGTCTAAAGCCTTAGAGTGGGAATAAGCTATGGGTGGCGATTTATTTGAGATTTCAGTGAATGTGATCAAGCTCGTGGCCATCTTTTTGTTGATGGTTCAGTTGGTGCCGTTGCTAGTGTGGGTGGAGCGCCGTGGATCGGCGTTTATTCAAAACCGGTTGGGGCCGAACCGCGTTGGGCCTTTGGGTTTAATGCAGTTGTTGGCAGATGCCGTTAAGTTTTTATTTAAAGAAGAGTTTGTTCCCGGAAAGGGCAGACAACTCATTTTTTACGCCGCACCCGTTATTGCCTTGGTACCGGGGGCATTGGCATTTTCGGCAATCCCTTTAGCTCCAGCTGTTGAGTGGGGGGAATACCGATTTCCCATTCAAGGATTTGAAATCGGCATTGGAATTGTTTTTGTTTTAGGGGCGTCGTCCTTGGCGGCTTATGGACTGCTCATGGCGGGTTGGGGATCTACCAACAAATATTCTTTGCTCGGAGCATTGCGAGCTTCTGCTCAAGTTATCAGCTATGAGTTGGCCTTGGGACTTTCTTTGGTGGGTGTGCTCCTTATTTATAACACATTTGATTTTTCAGAAATGATTGCGTTGCAGGCGGGTCCTCTCGCGTTTGAATTTATGTCAAAGCAAATCGTGATTAGTTGGTTGCCCAACTGGGGGATTTTCTATCAACCCTTGGGTGCCATATTATTTTTTGCCGCCACATTTGCAGAGACCAATCGTTTGCCATTTGATTTACCGGAGGCTGAAGCGGAGCTAGTGGCCGGCTACCATACCGAGTACGGCGGCCTTAAAATGTTGATGTTTTATATAGGCGAGTATGGACATATGCTTGTCTCGGCCGCATTGATGGCCACCCTTTATTTTGGTGGTTACCAAATTCCTGGTGTGGCGCCACAGCAAGTTGTGGACTATTTGGCAATGAATGGCTGGAGCCCAGATGCCGCTTCAGCCCTCAGCGCTTTGTTCCATCATTTGGTGTTATTGGTGAAGGTGCTGTTTTTTCTTTGGGTGTTTATTTGGGTGCGTTGGACACTGCCACGGTTTAGATATGACCAATTGATGGATCTTGGCTGGAAGAGCATGTTGCCGTGGGCACTTTTTAATACGGTGCTGACGGCCGTGGTCGTTCTTGTGGCGCGTTCTTTCTAACGGAGT
Proteins encoded:
- the atpG gene encoding ATP synthase F1 subunit gamma — protein: MANLKDIRQRISSVKNTQQITRAMKMVSAAKLRRAQENIQHMRPYAQSILSVIADVAATHRISHPLLSQSSESKRILLVVINSDRGLCGAFNNSVNRYVENWHNKNKGKYDQLDYIFIGKRVADYFKREDLNAVDVMLNLAKDISYVKAAQVAEKLMKAYTGGQYDEIRFIYNEFKSAISQNLVTETLLPVDVSQSTFAEAEHQFATDLIFEPQPEAIIDELLHKHFAVQVYRCMSESVAAEHAARMTAMENATNNAKDMISKLTLTYNKLRQAAITTELIEITSGAEAL
- the atpD gene encoding F0F1 ATP synthase subunit beta produces the protein MAQGIVKQVMGPVVDVEFTGGDVPRIFNALKVTNPSISKEEGNLVLEVAQHLGDRVVRTIAMDSTDGLVRGLKVEDTGNMITTPVGNEVLGRIMNVTGQPVDQAGDITAKEYWPIHRLAPKFEDQSTAAEMLMTGIKVVDLLAPYAKGGKIGLFGGAGVGKTVLIQELIRNIATEHGGYSVFAGVGERTREGNDLFREMTESGVIEKTALVFGQMNEPPGARARVALTALTQAEYFRDREGQDVLLFVDNIFRFTQAGAEVSALLGRIPSAVGYQPTLSTEMGTLQERITSTNKGSITSVQAVYVPADDYTDPAPATTFTHLDATTNLDRDIAALGIYPAVHPLTSTSRLLDPQIVGEEHYQTARELQSLLQRYRELQDIIAILGMDELSEDDKLVVARARKAQKFLSQPFFVAEQFTGLPGRYVDIKDTVRGFREIIDGKHDSVPEQAFYLVGTIEEALEKANNL
- the atpC gene encoding ATP synthase F1 subunit epsilon, with amino-acid sequence MFTLTLVTPEKKLITNLEVDEVLVPGFRGELNILPGHAPLMTTLHAGILRYRKKGATDFGKASISWGYCEVNPTGIKVLADTAELPSEIDKHRAEKAFKEAQDRLMMANIPVEEMTRLQRKIQRAQARLELMD
- the nagZ gene encoding beta-N-acetylhexosaminidase, producing MSLEQKVGQLFIFGYAGSTMSRTFSNKFRSYKPGGIIAFKRNIKTPEQIASLNFDLQKLSIDTTGLPAFIMVDQEGGTVTRIKSRPAPPSALAMGEADNPELTQKVGLLTGKILDTLGFNMNLAPVVDLSDPFINNFIGNRAFGPDPQAVKVMGENFARGLQASGIIPTLKHFPGHGGIVQDSHHTMPKKLIGLEELEKSDLVPFAHLANTKLPSAIMVAHVAFPNIDPSGLPATYSKVLVEQTLRGKMGYEGLIITDDIEMTGAEKIQSVGERAIAAIEAGCDMIMVAWQPRHQKAAVSAVVDAVKAGRLPMARIDQSVRRIVALKMGLSDKKLPDRINPKQLKIEMNRYLSDLKLVTNEISVANMEKSLRGYSFYENSIDSLVPLVVMSADYQFYTSIKKSIPNPVEFVALKRGQKNRLESLLNKKPQSLGIFYVTGVGTARILKNLDPEIKNRIFVINSYHPAVVENTRHYRAVININTRNYSTGQWIANYLIENDRLPAEQKKKVRKISYKKPLAAD
- the mfd gene encoding transcription-repair coupling factor, whose protein sequence is MVDVNGLRLTAHSKLDREFAKRDVAHALLVGTQSWFALAALLSDQQSEVVRSRPNLAVVSLDEDLLKLQEALEFFDPTLQVHILPGFDMDLYSGLYPSAQIIGERMGWLNAAQTARPGQIFLASASSIMQKTLPFKILANHRIFLKKNQTLPNDFSLHLSKLGYRSVPLVEDLGTFSIRGGIIDVFSPAHRYPVRIELFADDVDSLRYFDPDTQRSLEETPTLTIIPPREAIFSDENVQAVAQGFAASVVGRDVDPHEIKDLQRSILQQQYFHGVDFLLPYFYSNLQSPTDHFSEPVNVWLLDSIEVQHQSDSLLGSLKSEFNKPHSIPICVDYQKIFAPFDSIDMPIDSRKISLMKIHIQDGPTQDADLSLIDFRTAGMDEFRKACLGFSHNSSALAEFVGEKIRGWKQESQTVFVTSHTLNQCQRLKHLLETAGFEPEILKDDEHLWQEWQQQQLQQEKLIHIIPRGVAASQRFIEDHLIFLRDDDFFGHKSHRRQYKSQGTLTQRTHALSFGDLKVGDLIVHKLHGVGIYEGLTVMPINGVDAEFIHLSYKDNDKLYLPVYRVGQIQKYSGPGSARLVDKLGGTGWAKAKTKVKAKLRDMAAELLDFYAKRAQVKRPSFSVPDEDYLMFENQFPYEETEDQLKVIDDILGDMTQDTPMDRLVCGDVGFGKTEIAMRAAFKAVQDGRQVAVIAPTTILTFQHLETFKRRFRGWPVTIEALNRFVDRVDIKKTIDNMKLGKVDIVIGTHRLLSKDIGFKDLGLLIIDEEQKFGVKHKERIRQIKTEVDTLALSATPIPRTLNLSLVGIRDLSIINTPPVDRLPTRTFVTKFDKETIKRAVESELDRGGQVFFLHNKVQSIDAIASELREILPSVRMAIAHGQMNEGQLEKTMIKFFNHDLDILVCTTIIESGMDIPRANTMFINDAQQFGLSQLYQLRGRVGRSKDRAYCYLLVPPQKRLDPVAQERLKIIQENTALGSGIRVAQYDLELRGAGDILGGQQSGHINAVGYELYLELLEEAVQEKKGLAPTVDTVEPEINLPIAALIPDGYIPDIRIRLSYYKALAEINDDHDVDGIEDELRDQFGKPPESVINLFGVMLIRKMCRDLGIKDLSAGRNSIALSFTEATPLPTDEVVRLASRENKKYSIAPDSRFKIRMNEITWPRVLEELQYLTKLC
- the ndhC gene encoding NADH-quinone oxidoreductase subunit A; translation: MISLVPIIVLTVIVTAFGILLVTVAAKLGPKLKQSKVQLSSYECGIEEQLSGHSKMPVKFYLTAILFILFDIEIIFMYPWAVTYGDFIAEGHGVYVFGAMAVFLLIFIFGLFWEIKSKALEWE
- a CDS encoding NADH-quinone oxidoreductase subunit H, whose protein sequence is MGGDLFEISVNVIKLVAIFLLMVQLVPLLVWVERRGSAFIQNRLGPNRVGPLGLMQLLADAVKFLFKEEFVPGKGRQLIFYAAPVIALVPGALAFSAIPLAPAVEWGEYRFPIQGFEIGIGIVFVLGASSLAAYGLLMAGWGSTNKYSLLGALRASAQVISYELALGLSLVGVLLIYNTFDFSEMIALQAGPLAFEFMSKQIVISWLPNWGIFYQPLGAILFFAATFAETNRLPFDLPEAEAELVAGYHTEYGGLKMLMFYIGEYGHMLVSAALMATLYFGGYQIPGVAPQQVVDYLAMNGWSPDAASALSALFHHLVLLVKVLFFLWVFIWVRWTLPRFRYDQLMDLGWKSMLPWALFNTVLTAVVVLVARSF